The Meriones unguiculatus strain TT.TT164.6M chromosome 6, Bangor_MerUng_6.1, whole genome shotgun sequence genome has a window encoding:
- the LOC132654865 gene encoding uncharacterized protein LOC132654865, which produces MKPTPEKDPSHKNTPPVLPADDGPLLDLMTEQPPPYRGPNPAQEPEEATARGEPQGEPPSSPVAGRLRGRREVTPDSTSQALPLRMGPDCQLQYWPFSASDLYNWKNNNPAFSKDPSRLTALIESILVTHQPTWDDCQQLFQTLLTTEEKQRVVIEARKNVPGDDGQPTQLPHRIDAAFPLERPDWDFSTERGRERLRQYRQLLMAGLRGAAKHPTNLAQVKLVTQKSEESPSAFLECLKEAYRVYTPYDPDSPDQATNLAMSFIWQSAPDIRRKLERLDNLRENTVQDLLKEAERIYNKRKTQEERDERLKREAEERENVREWKRNRV; this is translated from the coding sequence ATGAAACCTACTCCAGAAAAGGACCCTAGCCATAAGAATACACCCCCAGTCCTGCCGGCGGATGATGGCCCTCTACTGGACCTGATGACCGAACAACCCCCTCCTTACCGGGGCCCAAACCCGGCACAGGAACCAGAGGAGGCAACCGCCAGAGGGGAACCCCAGGGAGAGCCCCCCTCATCCCCGGTGGCGGGACGCTTAAGGGGAAGACGGGAAGTCACTCCCGACTCCACATCCCAGGCCCTACCGCTACGGATGGGGCCTGATTGCCAGCTCCAATATTGGCCCTTTTCTGCGTCTGATTTATATAATTGGAAAAATAATAACCCTGCTTTTTCAAAGGATCCCTCTAGGCTCACTGCATTGATCGAGTCTATTTTAGTGACtcaccagcccacctgggatgattgccaacagctgTTCCAGACGCTGTTGACCACTGAGGAAAAGCAGCGGGTTGTCATAGAGGCACGTAAAAATGTTCCAGGAGACGATGGACAACCCACCCAGCTGCCACACAGAATAGATGCGGCTTTTCCCTTGGAGCGACCGGATTGGGACTTCTCCACTGAGCGCGGTAGGGAACGCCTACGTCAATATCGCCAGTTGCTCATGGCGGGTCTCCGTGGGGCCGCAAAGCACCCAACTAATTTGGCCCAGGTTAAATTAGTGACTCAAAAGTCTGAAgaatctccctctgccttcctagaaTGTCTCAAGGAGGCATACCGTGTGTATACTCCCTATGATCCAGATAGTCCGGATCAGGCAACTAATTTAGCCATGTCTTTCATTTGGCAGTCAGCCCCAGATATTAGACGGAAGTTAGAAAGACTTGACAATTTAAGAGAAAATACAGtgcaggatttgctgaaggaggcagagcgGATTTATAAcaagagaaagacacaggaagaaagggACGAAAGGctgaagagagaggcagaagaaagggagaatgtCAGGGAGTGGAAGAGAAATAGAGTTTAG